A window of candidate division KSB1 bacterium genomic DNA:
GACATTCATGGCGGTTTCGGGTTGGAAAAATAACGGTCAGTTCGAGTTAACGGCGCTGATTGTCGAAGACAGTTCAGGCGATTATGAGCTGATCAAAAACATCCTGACGTCGGAGGGTTTTAATCTCGAATGCAAAAGGACCGACAATCAACGAGAATTTGTCGATCTTTTGAAGAACGGCTCTTTTGATATCATCCTTTCCGATTACAAGCTGCCGGGCTTTGATGCATTTGTTGCTCTTCGGCTGGCGCAGCAATTCAACCCTGATATTCCCTTTATTTGCGTTTCCGGTAATATAGGTGAGGAAACCGCAGCCGAGCTGCTTAAGCAGGGGGCTGTCGATTACGTTTTGAAGGATAATCTCTTTCGTCTGCCCTATGCAGTAATGCGGGCGATCAATGAGGCCCATGAGAAGCGAAGCAGACTGGCAGCCGAAGCCGCGCTGCGAGAAAGCGAAGAAAAGTTTCGCACCGTCGTTGAAGCGCTTGCATGCGCCGTTTTTATTTATCAGGATGAAGAATTCAAGTGGGTCAATCGCTATGCTCAGCAGCTGACGGGCTATTCCTCGCAGGAGCTGTTGAAAATGAAATTTTGGGAGTTTGCTCACCCTGATTTTCGCGATGTGGTGCGCGAGCGCGGGTTATTGCGGCAAAAAGGTGACGCAACCATCCCGAATCGATACGAGTTCCTAATCATCACCAAAGACGGGCAAGTGCGCTGGGTCGATTTTTCCGCCGGCATGATTCATCTAAACGGTCGGCCGGCCGGGCTCGGGACGGCATTCGACATTACAGATCGAAAAAACGCGGAAGCTGCCCTGCAGAAATCTTTGGAAGAAAAGACGTTTCTGCTTAAAGAGGTTCACCATCGCGTTAAGAACAGCCTCCAGATCGTCAATAGCGTATTGAATCTTCAAGCATATCGGCTGCAAAATCCCGAGGCACTGGCTGTGCTGCGTGAAACCAGCAACCGAATTTTGGCCATGGCGTTGCTGCACGAGACGCTCTATCGTGCCAATGTGCTCTCGCGCGTGCAGTTTGCTTCATACGTTGAAGGCGTCTGCAACAGCATCATGCACTCGTTCGGCATCAACGCTACCCGCGTTACCCTGGAAAATCGGGTTGAGAATGTGATGATGGATATCGATCAAGCCGTCTCCTGCGGCTTGATCATCAATGAGTTGGTATCCAACGCGCTGAAACATGCTTTCCCGACCGGACAGGGCAGAATTTTGATCGAGGCCAAACAGCCGGAACCCGAAATGTTGGAGCTGATCGTTTCCGACGACGGCATAGGGATGCCGGAAAGCACTGAAGAGCGTAAAGAGACTCTGGGGCTGCATTTGGTAGAGCTTTTGGCCGAAAAGCTGGGGAGTACCGTCGAAATCAAGAGACACCCAGGCACAACTTTTCGTTTTGTTTTCAAACTAAAGCCGTTACGTCAAAATACTCTTGAGTAAGTCCATGAAAGGTTATCCGAAAATTCTCATTGTCGAAGATGAACCGATCGTCGCAGAAGATCTGATGATTAATCTGCGCATGATGGGGTATGATTCGCTGCAAAAAGCTGCAACCGCAGAAGAAGCCCTCAAGATCATAGCTGTGCAGCCGCCGAATGTTGTGTTGATGGACATACGCTTGGGCGGCGAACTCGACGGAATCGATGCGGCCATCGAAATTCACGAGCGATGGCACCTGCCTGTTATCTTTATCACCGCTTATGCGGATGACCATTCTTTGGAGCGTGCCAAAGCATCCGACAGCTTCGGCTATATTCTCAAGCCGTTCGACGCCATGACCGTCAAAACGACGATCGAGATGGCTTTGTATAAGCACCGCATGGCCGAAGCGTTACGAGCCAGCGAAAAGCGTTACCGCTCCATTTTTGAATATAGCCCGATCGGCATTTTTCAGGCGGATAAAAAATACAACATCATTACGGCCAATCCTTCGCTGGTCAAGCTTTTCGGCTGCAAATCCGAGGAGGAGTGCCGCAGTTATTTAAAAAGATTCGAGGGGATGTGGCACTTGGATGAGGATCGCGAGGAGTTCCTCAAAGCGTTGGCGGAAACCGGTTCCGCAGAAGGTGAATACCGAATGCACACCAAAGACGGCCGTAACATTTGGGTGCTGATCAGCGCACGCTACAATGCCGAAGAAAACGCAGTCGAAGGCTTTATGCGGGATGTGACCAAACGCAAGGAGGCTGAAGAGCAGCTGCAGCGTGAGCGCCAGGAGCTGGCCAAATCCAATGCCGAGCTCAAACAGTTTGCCTATGCGGCTTCACATGATCTCCAGGAGCCCCTGCGGATGGTGGTCAGTTACGTTCAGATGCTCAAACACAAGTATTATCACAAGCTGGACGCGGATGCCGATCAGTACATTGATTTTGCCGTCGAAGGTGCCAAGCGCATGAAGCAGCTGATCGCCGATCTATCGGCTTATTCGCACATCAGCATGAGCCGCCGGCCTTTCCGCTCCGTGCCGGCGAGAGAGATGGTGGACCGGGCGATGGAAGCGTTACGATTGCGCATCAAAGAAGCCGGCGCCAAAATCACCTGCGGCAAGCTTCCGACCGTTTACGGCGATGCCGAACAACTCGAAACGTTGTTTCGGCACCTTATTGATAATGCGCTTAAATTTCGCAGAGACGAACCGCCCCGTATTCGAATCTCGGCTAAACAATCCAAAGAGGGCTGGCTTTTTTCCATACACGACAATGGTATCGGCATAGAAGAGCAGCACAGCGACCGCATTTTCGAGCTTTTTCAACGGCTCAATGACCGCAATCAGTACAGCGGCAGCGGCGTCGGTCTGACCATCTGCAAAAAGATCGTTGAACATCATCAGGGACGCATCTGGTTTACTTCGGAAATCGGCAAAGGAACCACCTTCTTTTTTACTTTGCCGTTTGAAAAGACGGGGGTATCGCCGAAACATAAAATGGCCGAATAGGGAACGCATAACGCTCCTTCCTTTTTATCACATCCTCTCCCCCCGCCCTTTTCTTTCATGTCAAAGAATTACTTGCCTTTTTGTAAGAATCCTGCCATATTTGCTTTAGACTCATTTTAAACCTAATTCAGCACCAAAATGCGTCAGATGGGGGAAAGGATGCAATACGCTGCGTTTTATTGGCTGGTGTAAGGCTATGGAATGGAAATTCTTTAAAAGCACACAGGAAAGGCTGGTACTTTTCATGTCTTTGCTTATCCTGGTGCTTATCACCGGTTTATATCTCTTTAAAGTTTCGGAAGAGCGAAAATTTGCCGTACTAGTCGAACAATTGGCGGTTGAAAAAACCAATTTGACTAAAAACTTCCTGGAATTGCAGAGCGCGCCTTTGCGGGGTCTGGTTGACGATTATACCTATTGGGATGAAATGGTGCGCTTTATTCGCACCGGCGATCGCAAGTGGGCAAATGAAAACATTACTGCGACGCTCAATAACTTTCGCGCGGATTTTGCTTGGGTATTTTCAAAAAAACTTGACCTTGTTTACGCGGAGAATCATCTTCAGCCCGATTCCTTTTTTTTGCCGCTTCTTTTCAATACAAGTCTACACCGCATAGTGGAAAAAGGTCCGTTTTTTCATTTTTTTATGGATTCTCCCTACGGTCTTGTCGAAATTCACGGTGCTTCCGTTCATCCGAGTTCAGACCCTAAACATCAAACACCTCCTCATGGATATTTTTTTATTGGTAAGCAATGGGGAACCGAATTTCTGCAATCTTTTTCTGAAAGGATAGGCGGCAATGCTGCCATCCATCCTCCCGAATGGCAACAGCCGTCACCTAAAAATTCAGTTCAAAATTATATTATTACCACAACTATCCCTCTCCTTGGCTGGGACGGTTCAAGAGCAGCCGTGCTTAACGTGAACTTTCCAATTGCCGTAGCTCAGTCTCTGCGCCGTCAGGCAGATATTCAATATTCCCTTATCATTCTATTTTCAGTCGTAATTATCGAAGCAGTCTCCTTTTTTATTTACCTGCTCATTTTTCGACCGTTGCGCATGATTTCACAAAGTTTAGAGGAAAAAGACCTAAAACCGATTGCAAAGCTTTTAACCAAACAGAACGAATTCGCCCGATTGGCGCAGCTCGTTGCAGAGTTTTTCAGCCAACAAGAGAAACTCATTAAAGAGATTAATGAGCATAAAACCGCCGTTCAGGCGCTTGCCGAGAGCGAAAAAAAGTACCGCAACCTAGTCGAAAGTCTGCTTGATGGGGTCTACAAGAGCACACCGGACGGCAGATTTATCGACGTCAACCAGGCGATGGTAAAAATGCTGGGTTATGAAAGCAAAGAGGAGCTGATGGCAGTAGACATTCAATCCCAGCTTTATTTTCAACCTCAAGATCGTCTAAGCGCCGTTCTGCAGGAAAAACTGGAAGAGATGGCTGTTTTTCGGCTGCGTAAAAAGGACGGCACTGAAATTTGGGTCGAAGATCACGGCAGACTGGTGACCGATGAAAACGGCAATGTCTTATACCATGAAGGAATCCTTCGTGATGTGACCGATCGCATTCATGCCGAAGAGTCGCTGCGGCAGAGCCGAGAATGGATGCGGATCCTAATCGAAGGTTCACCGGAATTCTTTTTCTATACCCAGGATGCAGAGGGTAAAGTCACTTATACCTCTCCTTCGGTCGAAAAAATAACCGGCTACACTGTTGAGGAGTGGCAGGGACAAACACATTGGTTTACAACGGAATCGGACATCAATCGAATTGCCCGTGAGAGGACGCAGGCGCATCTGCGCGGAGAGGACAGCCATGAACCTATGTACGTTGAAATCATGCACGCCCAAGGGAGACCGATTATCCTTGAGCTTGCCGAACATCCCGTTATTCGCAACGGAAAGGTCATCGGCATACAGGGATTGGCGCGCGACATTACGCAAAGAGTCCGCGCCGAAAAGGAGCAGCAGGAACACCTGAAAAGACTGCAGAAACAACAGGAAGCTATCGTAAAAATATCCACTCGTCAGGCCGGCTCCGATGAAACATTGCTGGATTCTCTGCAATTCATAACAGAAATTGCGGCGGAGGGTATTCAAGTCGAGCGATGCAGCATCTGGACCTTTGACGAAAAACATGAAAACTTGATCTGCCAGGATTTGTACCTTTTGTCCGAAAACAAACATGAGCATGGATTACAACTTTCGTCCGATAATTATCCAGCGTATTTCGAAGCGGTTCGCAGAAATCGGACCGTCCCGATTTCCGATGCGCGCACCGATCCACGATCAGCTGCATTTCTCGATAACTATCTCATCCCTCACAATATTTATTCCATGCTCGACGCCGGCATCCGCATTTCCGGCAAACTGGTCGGGGTAATCTGTTTCGAACATGTCGGTGAAACCCGTTTTTGGCATGAAGATGAGATCAGTTTTGCGGCCCAAATCAGTGATCAAATCACGCAGGCCATTCTAGACGACGAAAGGCGCAAGGTGGAAAGAGCGCTGCGCAATTCGATCGATGAAATCACCATTCTGCTCAAAGAAGTCCATCACCGTGTAAAAAATAATCTCCAGATCATGTCCAGCCTGCTCAATCTGCAGGCGGCACGAACCACGAATCAAGAAGTTTTGGCTGCTCTGCGCGACGCCGGCAGCCGAATTCGCTCAATGGCTTTGCTGCATGAGACCTTGTATCGCACTGGAAACATGGCTCAAGTCAACTTTGCTGAATATGTGGAAATTATTTGCGGTGTGCTCGTACGGACTTTTGGATCTTCAATTTCTCACATTTCCATCGAGCGCAAAATTCCGCGCATTACCTTGAACATTGACGACGCCGTATCGTGCGGCTTGATCATCAATGAGTTGGTATCGAACGCAATCAAGCATGCTTTCCCCAATAGAAAACACGGAAAAATTTTGGTCGAATTTAAGAAAATTAGAGGCACGGCCGAACTGATCGTAGCCGACGACGGCATCGGATTGCCCCCTTCCTTTGCTCTGAACGATCAGGAGTCTCTTGGACTGCGCCTGGTGCAGATGATGGCTGAAAAATTGGACGGCAAGCTCGAATTTTTGACACAAGGAGGGACGACCGTAAGGATCGTCTTTAAAGCGGATCTATTTGCTGCCTGACCTGCCCCCTTTCAGCCTTAGTAACAACATTGCCGCATACCCCATACCGCTTTAGCTGCGATTATTCAATCAAGCCTCAAGACGTCTCGTTCATTTTCTCATTAATCAACTCTATTCCCCATTATAATCTATCTTGTACCCCAAAACCCACGAAATATCGTGTCTTCTTTGATATTTCAGAGAACTATAATTTCGGCGTTAAAATTCGGACTGAATTTGCCATGTTATTAGTTAATGTTATTTTTTGATTTATAATTTTTTCATTTTCACAATAAAGCCGGCACACTAATTGGTAAATTGTTATTGTCCAAAAGGTATATCTTTAGAGTAAGGTTAAGGAGCAAAATAATCATGAATAAATTTAGAGGATTGCTGCTGAGCTTAATGGTTTTGGCGCTGCAGTCTATCCTTTCGGCGTCGATGGTTCAGCTTGGAGATAGGGAACTATTCCAACAAGCTGAAAGCGTTGTCGTCGCTCGCGTGGAAAAGGTAGTTTCGTATTGGGATACGGAACATAGAAATATCTACAGTGATGTAACGGTATTTGTAGAGTATCAGTTAAAAGGTGCGTCGTTACAACGGTATCGGACTTTTCGCGTTCCCGGCGGCAGAGTCGGCGACATCATTCAGGAAGTCAGCGAAATGCCTTCTTTTAACCCTGGAGAGAGGGTATTGTTGTTTTTGGGAGACAAGGTCCAGCCGATCATCGGCGGGCTGCAGGGCAAGGTGCAGCTGGTCGGCAATCGGATCGTCGGCCGTGAAATGACGGTGGAAGAATTTTCCGCCAAGATGGCCGAGATTCAACCGATCAGGCAGGGTGTTCCGCTTCCCTCCGGTCAGACGTCTTTGCTGACGCCGTTTGAATTTGAACAATGCACTATGCCTAAGAATAAAATGCGGGATTCGATGCAGAACATCGGTTCCAACCGCACTACTTCGACCTCTACAATTTTTTCCGACGGCTTTGAAGCCGGTTTTCCTACGGGCCAATGGACGCGTTCAAGCGGCAGCAACGGATATACGTGGGGAGCGGAAAGCTATAATCCTTATGCAGGGAACTATGCCGTCTGGTGCGCCGGGGCCAGTCTAAACGGACAGCCCGATTTAAACCCCGCAACAAACAATTATGCCAACAGCATGAACGCATGGATGCGTTGGGGGCCTTTCGATCTCAGCGATGCGGTTTCAGCACAGATGACTTTTTACCTTTGGCTGGAGTCAGAGAGCGGCTACGACTATTTCAAATGGGGGTCTTCGATCGATGGTAATGCTTTTGCAATGACCAAAACTTCAGGCCAA
This region includes:
- a CDS encoding ATP-binding protein, with product MKGYPKILIVEDEPIVAEDLMINLRMMGYDSLQKAATAEEALKIIAVQPPNVVLMDIRLGGELDGIDAAIEIHERWHLPVIFITAYADDHSLERAKASDSFGYILKPFDAMTVKTTIEMALYKHRMAEALRASEKRYRSIFEYSPIGIFQADKKYNIITANPSLVKLFGCKSEEECRSYLKRFEGMWHLDEDREEFLKALAETGSAEGEYRMHTKDGRNIWVLISARYNAEENAVEGFMRDVTKRKEAEEQLQRERQELAKSNAELKQFAYAASHDLQEPLRMVVSYVQMLKHKYYHKLDADADQYIDFAVEGAKRMKQLIADLSAYSHISMSRRPFRSVPAREMVDRAMEALRLRIKEAGAKITCGKLPTVYGDAEQLETLFRHLIDNALKFRRDEPPRIRISAKQSKEGWLFSIHDNGIGIEEQHSDRIFELFQRLNDRNQYSGSGVGLTICKKIVEHHQGRIWFTSEIGKGTTFFFTLPFEKTGVSPKHKMAE
- a CDS encoding PAS domain S-box protein, which translates into the protein MAVSGWKNNGQFELTALIVEDSSGDYELIKNILTSEGFNLECKRTDNQREFVDLLKNGSFDIILSDYKLPGFDAFVALRLAQQFNPDIPFICVSGNIGEETAAELLKQGAVDYVLKDNLFRLPYAVMRAINEAHEKRSRLAAEAALRESEEKFRTVVEALACAVFIYQDEEFKWVNRYAQQLTGYSSQELLKMKFWEFAHPDFRDVVRERGLLRQKGDATIPNRYEFLIITKDGQVRWVDFSAGMIHLNGRPAGLGTAFDITDRKNAEAALQKSLEEKTFLLKEVHHRVKNSLQIVNSVLNLQAYRLQNPEALAVLRETSNRILAMALLHETLYRANVLSRVQFASYVEGVCNSIMHSFGINATRVTLENRVENVMMDIDQAVSCGLIINELVSNALKHAFPTGQGRILIEAKQPEPEMLELIVSDDGIGMPESTEERKETLGLHLVELLAEKLGSTVEIKRHPGTTFRFVFKLKPLRQNTLE
- a CDS encoding PAS domain S-box protein; this encodes MSLLILVLITGLYLFKVSEERKFAVLVEQLAVEKTNLTKNFLELQSAPLRGLVDDYTYWDEMVRFIRTGDRKWANENITATLNNFRADFAWVFSKKLDLVYAENHLQPDSFFLPLLFNTSLHRIVEKGPFFHFFMDSPYGLVEIHGASVHPSSDPKHQTPPHGYFFIGKQWGTEFLQSFSERIGGNAAIHPPEWQQPSPKNSVQNYIITTTIPLLGWDGSRAAVLNVNFPIAVAQSLRRQADIQYSLIILFSVVIIEAVSFFIYLLIFRPLRMISQSLEEKDLKPIAKLLTKQNEFARLAQLVAEFFSQQEKLIKEINEHKTAVQALAESEKKYRNLVESLLDGVYKSTPDGRFIDVNQAMVKMLGYESKEELMAVDIQSQLYFQPQDRLSAVLQEKLEEMAVFRLRKKDGTEIWVEDHGRLVTDENGNVLYHEGILRDVTDRIHAEESLRQSREWMRILIEGSPEFFFYTQDAEGKVTYTSPSVEKITGYTVEEWQGQTHWFTTESDINRIARERTQAHLRGEDSHEPMYVEIMHAQGRPIILELAEHPVIRNGKVIGIQGLARDITQRVRAEKEQQEHLKRLQKQQEAIVKISTRQAGSDETLLDSLQFITEIAAEGIQVERCSIWTFDEKHENLICQDLYLLSENKHEHGLQLSSDNYPAYFEAVRRNRTVPISDARTDPRSAAFLDNYLIPHNIYSMLDAGIRISGKLVGVICFEHVGETRFWHEDEISFAAQISDQITQAILDDERRKVERALRNSIDEITILLKEVHHRVKNNLQIMSSLLNLQAARTTNQEVLAALRDAGSRIRSMALLHETLYRTGNMAQVNFAEYVEIICGVLVRTFGSSISHISIERKIPRITLNIDDAVSCGLIINELVSNAIKHAFPNRKHGKILVEFKKIRGTAELIVADDGIGLPPSFALNDQESLGLRLVQMMAEKLDGKLEFLTQGGTTVRIVFKADLFAA